The nucleotide window CCGCCGGGtcctgctcctgctcctgctGTGCCGTCGCGCCGGCGCTCCACTGCCTCTCCGTCTGCTCCAGCAGCGCCATGAGGGACACCCGCTCCCCCtgctcctcctcttcctccgccgccTGATCCGTCGGCGGCTGAGGCGGCGACGCCTCCGGAGGTGTCACCGGCGCGGCCACGGGTCTAGTCAACGCGGGGCCCGGGGCCGGCAGGGACACCGCGCGGCGGACGAACGGGTCGCCGACGCCCGTTGCGGAGACCACGGCGTGCGAGGCGGGGGGAGCCGGCTGGTCGTCGCGGATGATGTCGAGCAGCGTCcgcgcggcggcggcagcgacggcggcgctggaggagggcggcgaggaggaggcccGGCGGTCGGCCTGCATGGCGGAGGCGAGGGTGaccgcggcggcgcggcggccgtcGTCCTCGTCGCGCAGCTTGAGGAGGTCGCGGAGGTTGCAGGAGCCCGGCTGCcccggcggcgcggcggcgg belongs to Triticum urartu cultivar G1812 chromosome 7, Tu2.1, whole genome shotgun sequence and includes:
- the LOC125520065 gene encoding formin-like protein 13, whose product is MEGRVLRRSVTLADQLATVGPPAAAPPGQPGSCNLRDLLKLRDEDDGRRAAAVTLASAMQADRRASSSPPSSSAAVAAAAARTLLDIIRDDQPAPPASHAVVSATGVGDPFVRRAVSLPAPGPALTRPVAAPVTPPEASPPQPPTDQAAEEEEEQGERVSLMALLEQTERQWSAGATAQQEQEQDPAVAASEPSSQDALVPEDDAELPEPGRGAGCCCVCMARAKGAAFIPCGHTFCRACARELLAGRGRCPLCNAAILDVLDIF